The DNA sequence CACGGCGCAGGTCGCGCAGTCGGGCCTCCACGTCGAGGGTGCGCTCGGTGTCGGCCCACAGGTCTGCCGCTGCGCTGCGTCCCAGCTCTTCCAGGCTCATGACTCCACCTCCACCGCGAGCCCCATGGACCGCGCGAGCGTCTGCCGAGCCCGGCTCAGGTGCACCTTGACGCTGCCCTCGGAGATTTCCAGGGTGCGGGCCACGTCAGCGACCGACAGGTCGAATACGTAGTGCAATGCCACTACCTGCCTCTGCCGTCGCGGAAGCGTCCGCACCAGGTGCCAGAACTCGTCCGGGCCGCCCAGCTTCTCTACGGTCTGCGGAGCCCCAGAGCGCCGGAACGCCCGCGCCTCGGACAGGTGACGACGGAACTGCGACACCGCGAGGTTCGTGCAGGCACGCCGTACGTATGCCTCCG is a window from the Phycicoccus sp. M110.8 genome containing:
- a CDS encoding RNA polymerase sigma factor, which translates into the protein MTKAPWVGARPPKPGGGLSSAFTSGRGRSFEDFYRAELPGLVVLARALAPPGLAEDVAQEAMMVAYRRWLTIRELAHPEAYVRRACTNLAVSQFRRHLSEARAFRRSGAPQTVEKLGGPDEFWHLVRTLPRRQRQVVALHYVFDLSVADVARTLEISEGSVKVHLSRARQTLARSMGLAVEVES